In a genomic window of Salvelinus fontinalis isolate EN_2023a chromosome 7, ASM2944872v1, whole genome shotgun sequence:
- the LOC129858971 gene encoding cerebellin-2-like isoform X2 produces MMVPARCPGPCAMLALSLLMGYGVVRCIAGQNDTEPIVLEGKCLVVCDSNPSSDGGVTSSLGISVRSAGAKALVNIGNHFDLKASVFQAPRRGIYSFGFHVVKVYNRQTIQVNLMQNDYPIISAFAGDQDVTREAASNGVLLQLEREDRVYLKLERGTLMGGWKYSTFSGFLVFPL; encoded by the exons ATGATGGTGCCAGCCCGCTGCCCGGGCCCCTGTGCCATGCTGGCGCTCAGCCTTCTCATGGGATACGGCGTGGTGCGCTGCATCGCCGGCCAGAATGACACGGAACCCATCGTACTGGAGGGGAAGTGTCTGGTGGTCTGCGACTCCAACCCGTCGTCGGACGGCGGGGTGACTTCATCGCTCGGGATATCCGTCCGGTCGGCCGGCGCCAAG GCTTTAGTGAACATCGGCAACCATTTCGATCTGAAAGCGAGTGTCTTCCAGGCGCCAAGGAGGGGAATATACAGCTTCGGTTTTCATGTGGTCAAGGTCTACAACAGACAGACCATACag GTCAACCTGATGCAGAACGACTACCCGATCATATCAGCTTTCGCCGGTGACCAGGACGTCACTCGGGAGGCGGCAAGCAACGGCGTTCTTCTGCAGTTGGAGCGCGAAGACCGAGTGTATCTGAAGCTGGAACGGGGCACGCTCATGGGCGGATGGAAATATTCCACGTTCTCAGGCTTCCTAGTCTTTCCACTATAA
- the LOC129858971 gene encoding cerebellin-2-like isoform X1, with product MMVPARCPGPCAMLALSLLMGYGVVRCIAGQNDTEPIVLEGKCLVVCDSNPSSDGGVTSSLGISVRSAGAKVAFSAVRGTNHEPSDMSNTSMTIYFDQALVNIGNHFDLKASVFQAPRRGIYSFGFHVVKVYNRQTIQVNLMQNDYPIISAFAGDQDVTREAASNGVLLQLEREDRVYLKLERGTLMGGWKYSTFSGFLVFPL from the exons ATGATGGTGCCAGCCCGCTGCCCGGGCCCCTGTGCCATGCTGGCGCTCAGCCTTCTCATGGGATACGGCGTGGTGCGCTGCATCGCCGGCCAGAATGACACGGAACCCATCGTACTGGAGGGGAAGTGTCTGGTGGTCTGCGACTCCAACCCGTCGTCGGACGGCGGGGTGACTTCATCGCTCGGGATATCCGTCCGGTCGGCCGGCGCCAAGGTAGCTTTCTCCGCGGTGCGCGGGACGAATCACGAGCCCTCCGACATGAGCAACACGTCAATGACCATCTACTTTGACCAG GCTTTAGTGAACATCGGCAACCATTTCGATCTGAAAGCGAGTGTCTTCCAGGCGCCAAGGAGGGGAATATACAGCTTCGGTTTTCATGTGGTCAAGGTCTACAACAGACAGACCATACag GTCAACCTGATGCAGAACGACTACCCGATCATATCAGCTTTCGCCGGTGACCAGGACGTCACTCGGGAGGCGGCAAGCAACGGCGTTCTTCTGCAGTTGGAGCGCGAAGACCGAGTGTATCTGAAGCTGGAACGGGGCACGCTCATGGGCGGATGGAAATATTCCACGTTCTCAGGCTTCCTAGTCTTTCCACTATAA